One stretch of Pomacea canaliculata isolate SZHN2017 linkage group LG11, ASM307304v1, whole genome shotgun sequence DNA includes these proteins:
- the LOC112575576 gene encoding uncharacterized protein LOC112575576: MISMSSEEKNYYEIGRKHCKSEVKGQDEKNFITMTTKTILFDAEQPRESVVKHTINVPLLKKREKLPSTPASYIASHPKSEKHENSLKNVTETPTVSSPGDQISSQMNSACCDSPEESKDARPSSRLGFVAVESDADNQESAIANTEKQHVAVNQRPPSSKRQLKSSDKKAPNTDLQNTPSCPTSKGSRVFRRPLSASAAIGQPPSGADARRASEAAKALRQAKEEACQHQTAAASRFQETRRHYGSYGSSRPPTGHQKNAMSYTGQQIVLKSKMPDDEFETETSMECREMQKRLACYGIDVKAETLERALFPPSGKTLYYEVTAKLPQSNSDRLLSHPRFWLPEEHKRLRLAEKKLALAELSLWYQRKEEERKAKLAAQKEKGKNVKNKKKKGKKMLGRSQSIVLKTLMDTKALSCCGFCSF, encoded by the exons ATGATATCCATGTCGTCAGAAGAGAAAAACTATTATGAAATTGGCCGAAAGCACTGTAAGTCTGAGGTGAAGGGACAGGATGAGAAAAACTTCATTACGATGACAACCAAGACCATTTTGTTTGATGCTGAGCAGCCCAGAGAGTCTGTTGTGAAACACACTATAAATGTGCCTCTGctgaagaaaagagagaaattgcCATCAACTCCAGCCTCTTATATTGCATCACATCCTAAATCAGAAAAGCATGAGAATTCTTTGAAG AATGTAACTGAGACACCTACTGTATCATCACCTGGAGACCAAATTAGCTCCCAGATGAATAGTGCTTGCTGTGATTCACCAGAAGAATCAAAGGATGCACGACCATCGTCAAGGTTAGGATTTGTTGCTGTGGAGTCAGATGCAGATAATCAAGAGAGTGCCATAGCAAACACTGAAAAGCAG CATGTAGCTGTAAATCAGCGACCTCCCAGTAGCAAGCGTCAGCTAAAAAGCTCTGACAAAAAAGCACCTAACACAGATTTACAAAATACACCCTCATGCCCT ACCTCAAAAGGCAGTCGTGTGTTCAGACGACCTTTGTCTGCTTCTGCTGCCATTGGACAGCCACCGAG TGGTGCAGATGCTCGTAGAGCAAGTGAAGCAGCAAAAGCACTCCGACAAGCGAAGGAGGAAGCATGTCAGCATCAAACAGCGGCTGCATCACGCTTCCAAGAAACAAGGC GGCATTATGGATCATATGGATCCTCACGACCACCAACAGGACATCAAAAGAATGCAATGTCATACACTGGTCAACAGATAGTGCTAAAAAGCAAAATGCCGGATGAT gaGTTTGAGACCGAAACATCAATGGAATGCAGAGAGATGCAAAAGCGCCTGGCATGCTATGGCATTGATGTCAAGGCAGAGACCCTTGAAAG AGCTCTGTTTCCACCTAGTGGAAAAACTCTGTATTATGAAGTCACTGCCAAGCTGCCTCAGTCAAACTCAGACAG GTTGCTCAGCCATCCTCGTTTCTGGTTGCCAGAAGAGCACAAAAGGCTTCGTCTTGCAGAGAAAAAGCTAG CACTTGCTGAATTATCACTTTGGTACcaaaggaaggaggaagagagaaaggcAAAACTTGCAGcacagaaggaaaaaggaaagaatgtgaaaaacaaaaagaaaaaagggaaaaaaatgttagggCGCAGTCAAAGCATTGTGCTAAAAACATTGAT
- the LOC112575574 gene encoding uncharacterized protein LOC112575574 isoform X1, which translates to MAQLEQVKTTIYNLGLHDPRELRATKGRTLAAAPHNTFRDLCTEPPLSSISYQHTAWGSNSSIPEMIKKFGETGAGLGRPSSAKATSVNHPPRKLKIRPQSAKDPLCPNGKKTLPIGVKGNHFEPGERLAKDILPHAFISGWADAPAGFHLDFSQDQADEKLDATGDAHNKHSSQSSFLPSTPASSPRQLDDYSPSPSEKDEEKKTSSFGISLSLYMPSAEDNENTDEPDTGRLLKKADSFVEDHRKRSAAKIKLFTANADITPGKTSEKHVEKTFVQTGTGTNFVPPEITDNRVSFEKVQDVLVFEDSKTNTNEVDSHLHTVIREQEERAWDDQTALDNSKTCILTEEMLINDFETEKNLATGDYETLPTKDGHELEYLGPQKNDRKPKIHPIFLESEGISKAHMDQEKSAQLDKNTATGSRTVVQICEEKNVMVDITPRNLGRKLPDKSLYRKILQRKHQGGDGQTAENMSDKSSHLSGQRSESEPTLEIMATRVKNNRMMDARLGNPAPTITVVYDDGDNDESRRISNIRSSDKVKKQRQKGVKEKDIVTMVSEVGPDSVEDIKKDSLWQW; encoded by the exons ATGGCTCAGCTTGAACAGGTGAAAACTACAATTTACAATCTGGGACTTCATGATCCTCGTGAACTCCGTGCTACAAAAGGAAGAACACTGGCAGCTGCACCACACAACACATTTAGGGACCTATGCACTGAACCTCCACTGTCCTCAATCTCCTATCAACACACAGCATG gGGAAGCAACAGTTCTATTCCTGAAATGATCAAGAAATTTGGAGAGACAGGAGCAGGATTGGGCAGGCCATCTAGTGCAAAAGCAACATCCGTCAACCACCCACCTCGCAAACTGAAAATTCGTCCTCAGTCTGCTAAAGACCCATTATGTCCTAATGGGAAGAAGACACTTCCAATAGGTG TGAAAGGGAACCACTTTGAGCCAGGTGAGAGGTTAGCCAAAGACATTCTGCCTCATGCTTTCATCTCTGGATGGGCCGATGCTCCTGCTGGATTTCATTTGGATTTCTCACAGGATCAAGCTGATGAAAAACTGGATGCTACTg GTGatgcacacaacaaacattCCAGTCAAAGCAGCTTTTTGCCATCAACTCCTGCATCTTCTCCCCGGCAGCTTGATGATTATAGTCCTTCACCatcagaaaaagatgaagaaaa GAAGACATCCTCATTTGGAATCTCCTTGTCTCTGTACATGCCCAGTGCTGAAGATAATGAGAATACAGATGAACCAGACACTGGAAG attgttaaaaaaagcagacagCTTTGTGGAAGATCACAGGAAAAGAAGTGCAGCCAAGATTAAATTGTTTACTGCAAATGCAGACATTACACCTGGAAAGACGAGTGAGAAGCATGTAGAAAAAACATTTGTGCAAACAGGCACAGGGACTAATTTTGTACCTCCTGAGATTACTGATAATAGAGTATCTTTTGAAAAAGTACAGGATGTCCTTGTCTTTGaagacagcaaaacaaatactaATGAAGTTGATTCTCACCTGCATACAGTTATCAGGGAACAAGAGGAGAGAGCCTGGGATGATCAGACAGCCCTTGACAACAGTAAAACATGTATACTAACAGAAGAAATGTTAATTAATGACtttgaaacagagaaaaatttgGCAACAGGTGATTATGAAACATTGCCCACAAAGGATGGCCATGAGCTGGAATATCTTGGCccacaaaaaaatgacagaaagcCTAAGATACATcccatttttcttgaaagtgaGGGCATAAGTAAAGCTCACATGGATCAAGAAAAATCTGCCCAGTTAGATAAGAACACTGCAACTGGCAGTCGAACAGTGGTTCAAATTTGTGAGGAGAAGAATGTGATGGTGGACATAACACCACGAAACCTTGGTCGCAAACTTCCGGACAAATCTCTGTACAGGAAAATACTTCAGAGGAAACACCAAGGAGGTGATGGACAAACTGCTGAGAACATGAGTGATAAAAGTTCACACCtttcaggtcaaaggtcagaaagTGAACCAACCCTGGAAATTATGGCGACTAGagttaaaaataacagaatgaTGGATGCAAGGTTAGGCAACCCTGCTCCGACCATTACGGTAGtttatgatgatggtgataatgatgaaagCAGAAGAATAAGCAATATCCGATCATCTGACAAggtgaaaaaacaaaggcagaAAGGTGTCAAAGAAAAGGACATTGTCACAATGGTGTCTGAAGTTGGCCCCGATAGTGTGGAGGATATTAAGAAAGACAGCTTGTGGCAATGGTGA
- the LOC112575574 gene encoding uncharacterized protein LOC112575574 isoform X2, whose protein sequence is MAQLEQVKTTIYNLGLHDPRELRATKGRTLAAAPHNTFRDLCTEPPLSSISYQHTAWGSNSSIPEMIKKFGETGAGLGRPSSAKATSVNHPPRKLKIRPQSAKDPLCPNGKKTLPIVKGNHFEPGERLAKDILPHAFISGWADAPAGFHLDFSQDQADEKLDATGDAHNKHSSQSSFLPSTPASSPRQLDDYSPSPSEKDEEKKTSSFGISLSLYMPSAEDNENTDEPDTGRLLKKADSFVEDHRKRSAAKIKLFTANADITPGKTSEKHVEKTFVQTGTGTNFVPPEITDNRVSFEKVQDVLVFEDSKTNTNEVDSHLHTVIREQEERAWDDQTALDNSKTCILTEEMLINDFETEKNLATGDYETLPTKDGHELEYLGPQKNDRKPKIHPIFLESEGISKAHMDQEKSAQLDKNTATGSRTVVQICEEKNVMVDITPRNLGRKLPDKSLYRKILQRKHQGGDGQTAENMSDKSSHLSGQRSESEPTLEIMATRVKNNRMMDARLGNPAPTITVVYDDGDNDESRRISNIRSSDKVKKQRQKGVKEKDIVTMVSEVGPDSVEDIKKDSLWQW, encoded by the exons ATGGCTCAGCTTGAACAGGTGAAAACTACAATTTACAATCTGGGACTTCATGATCCTCGTGAACTCCGTGCTACAAAAGGAAGAACACTGGCAGCTGCACCACACAACACATTTAGGGACCTATGCACTGAACCTCCACTGTCCTCAATCTCCTATCAACACACAGCATG gGGAAGCAACAGTTCTATTCCTGAAATGATCAAGAAATTTGGAGAGACAGGAGCAGGATTGGGCAGGCCATCTAGTGCAAAAGCAACATCCGTCAACCACCCACCTCGCAAACTGAAAATTCGTCCTCAGTCTGCTAAAGACCCATTATGTCCTAATGGGAAGAAGACACTTCCAATAG TGAAAGGGAACCACTTTGAGCCAGGTGAGAGGTTAGCCAAAGACATTCTGCCTCATGCTTTCATCTCTGGATGGGCCGATGCTCCTGCTGGATTTCATTTGGATTTCTCACAGGATCAAGCTGATGAAAAACTGGATGCTACTg GTGatgcacacaacaaacattCCAGTCAAAGCAGCTTTTTGCCATCAACTCCTGCATCTTCTCCCCGGCAGCTTGATGATTATAGTCCTTCACCatcagaaaaagatgaagaaaa GAAGACATCCTCATTTGGAATCTCCTTGTCTCTGTACATGCCCAGTGCTGAAGATAATGAGAATACAGATGAACCAGACACTGGAAG attgttaaaaaaagcagacagCTTTGTGGAAGATCACAGGAAAAGAAGTGCAGCCAAGATTAAATTGTTTACTGCAAATGCAGACATTACACCTGGAAAGACGAGTGAGAAGCATGTAGAAAAAACATTTGTGCAAACAGGCACAGGGACTAATTTTGTACCTCCTGAGATTACTGATAATAGAGTATCTTTTGAAAAAGTACAGGATGTCCTTGTCTTTGaagacagcaaaacaaatactaATGAAGTTGATTCTCACCTGCATACAGTTATCAGGGAACAAGAGGAGAGAGCCTGGGATGATCAGACAGCCCTTGACAACAGTAAAACATGTATACTAACAGAAGAAATGTTAATTAATGACtttgaaacagagaaaaatttgGCAACAGGTGATTATGAAACATTGCCCACAAAGGATGGCCATGAGCTGGAATATCTTGGCccacaaaaaaatgacagaaagcCTAAGATACATcccatttttcttgaaagtgaGGGCATAAGTAAAGCTCACATGGATCAAGAAAAATCTGCCCAGTTAGATAAGAACACTGCAACTGGCAGTCGAACAGTGGTTCAAATTTGTGAGGAGAAGAATGTGATGGTGGACATAACACCACGAAACCTTGGTCGCAAACTTCCGGACAAATCTCTGTACAGGAAAATACTTCAGAGGAAACACCAAGGAGGTGATGGACAAACTGCTGAGAACATGAGTGATAAAAGTTCACACCtttcaggtcaaaggtcagaaagTGAACCAACCCTGGAAATTATGGCGACTAGagttaaaaataacagaatgaTGGATGCAAGGTTAGGCAACCCTGCTCCGACCATTACGGTAGtttatgatgatggtgataatgatgaaagCAGAAGAATAAGCAATATCCGATCATCTGACAAggtgaaaaaacaaaggcagaAAGGTGTCAAAGAAAAGGACATTGTCACAATGGTGTCTGAAGTTGGCCCCGATAGTGTGGAGGATATTAAGAAAGACAGCTTGTGGCAATGGTGA